A window of the Cicer arietinum cultivar CDC Frontier isolate Library 1 chromosome 6, Cicar.CDCFrontier_v2.0, whole genome shotgun sequence genome harbors these coding sequences:
- the LOC101513615 gene encoding uncharacterized protein, which produces MFKWRSDKNRVKTVFKLHFHVTQVLQSGVDSLALSIVPGDIGKPTTRLEKATVNGGICKWENPVYETVKFIQDPKNGKFSDKIYYFVLSMGLSKASSIFGEVSIDFSDYAEATKLSSISLPVKNSHSDAVLHVSIQRLQENNDKREEEECEDTKLKTNDRSLRTYLSNGNADGCTKSDSSEDVSANVNTDRAGLSADCRTSSGSDITLSSSDGSFGPDTPRELGLRNTIICTTTNDFPSVAIHTSEPQKPAVNASASMYDVQQRSSQWDCSAGSEHGLSTDGSTHGSQDSLPREKSHQALGIENEKLKAELAALARQVDVSDMELQTLRKQIVKESKRGQELAKEVTSLKDERDTLKKECENLRSFRSRMDKAKVSSRSQLDSGDLHTLVEEIRQELSYEKDLNANLRLQLKKTQESNAELVLAVQDLDAMLEQKNRETHGVSNNFKQTNKNSRELGRSLSSCETDDDEEQKELDELVKEQSSPKETHLLEQKIMDLYGEIEMYRRDKDELEMQMEQLALDYEILKQENHDIAYKLEQSELQEQLKMQYECSSPPPAIDDFETHIQSLENQLKKQSEEFSNSLATIESLENQIRKLEEELEKQAQGFEVDLDAVTHDKVQXEQRAIRAEEALRNTRHKNANTAERLQEEFKMLSMQMAMTFDANERATMRAMTEASELRAQKRLLEEMLRKVKEELQSVKADYEVKLNEHSNKVDNMTVQMKQMLMEMDNQEQVGKDFSEENQLLKAENEKLTVEISCLSEQVKEKETLRFDLELVKKSLEESENLLQSVKEERNELVSTIALLKKEAERSLDELNRMMHLKDEEEKVSKHLHSELEALEAQYSDLKRSLIDDETEKEKLRKQIFLLNGELKKKDDALTNSEKRYKDINGCTQNSNEMTNQREEIKMLEDQIKSKETALETLASSFLEKQREFQNKIEKLEDKVEVLNQSIVLQKAVADKSFTTTSDRSGEVRSTVEHLNNTTCVSEENGVVLSSFKSHAHLSEKEAEIPVIDNNGDDSVGGVLTELSSMNERNKSMETELKELQERYSEMSLKFAEVEGERQKLVMTVRSLKNARRG; this is translated from the exons ATGTTCAAATGGAGGAGCGACAAAAACAGAGTCAAAACTGTTTTCAAACTCCACTTCCATGTCACTCAG gtGCTACAATCTGGGGTGGATTCTTTGGCTCTTTCTATAGTTCCTGGTGATATTGGAAAACCAACAACAAGATTGGAGAAAGCTACAGTGAATGGTGGAATTTGTAAATGGGAAAACCCTGTCTATGAAACTGTTAAATTTATTCAGGACCCTAAGAATGGGAAGTTCagtgataaaatttattattttgtgctttcaatg GGATTATCAAAAGCTAGCAGCATCTTTGGAGAAGTTTCCATTGACTTTTCTGATTATGCAGAAGCTACAAAGCTCTCTTCTATTTCTCTTCCTGTTAAGAATTCACATTCGGATGCTGTCTTACAT GTATCAATTCAGAGACTACaagaaaataatgataaaag AGAGGAAGAGGAATGTGAAGATACCAAGCTAAAAACTAATGATAGGAGCTTAAGGACCTATTTAAGCAATGGAAATGCAGATGGATGCACTAAAAGTGATTCTTCTGAA GATGTGTCTGCCAATGTAAACACAGATAGAGCTGGATTGAGTGCTGATTGTAGGACATCTAGTGGATCTGACATTACATTGTCAAGTTCGGATGGAAGTTTTGGACCCGATACTCCCCGAGAACTTGGACTAAGAAATACTATCATCTGCACCACCACGAATGATTTTCCTTCAGTCGCCATCCACACTTCAGAGCCTCAAAAGCCTGCTGTAAATGCCTCGGCATCGATGTACGATGTACAACAGAGATCATCACAATGGGACTGCTCAGCTGGTTCAGAACATGGTCTGAGTACGGACGGTTCAACACATGGCTCTCAGGATTCCCTTCCTAGGGAAAAATCTCATCAGGCATTAGGTATAGAGAATGAAAAGCTCAAGGCTGAACTTGCTGCTTTGGCCAGACAGGTGGATGTGTCAGACATGGAACTTCAGACTCTTCGGAAGCAAATCGTGAAGGAAAGCAAAAGAGGGCAGGAGCTTGCAAAGGAAGTCACTAGCTTGAAAGATGAAAGAGATACACTCAAGAAAGAATGTGAAAATCTCAGGTCTTTTCGCAGTAGAATGGACAAGGCCAAAGTGAGTAGCAGGTCACAGTTGGATAGTGGGGATCTTCATACTCTTGTTGAAGAAATCAGACAAGAATTGAGTTACGAGAAGGACTTGAATGCAAATCTTAGACTACAGTTAAAGAAGACACAGGAATCGAATGCTGAACTAGTTCTCGCTGTTCAGGACCTCGATGCAATGTTGGAGCAGAAAAATAGGGAAACACATGGTGTTTCCAATAATTTCAAACAGACTAATAAAAACTCTCGTGAGTTAGGGAGAAGCCTCTCTAGTTGTGAAACAGACGATgatgaagaacaaaaagaattgGATGAGCTTGTTAAGGAGCAAAGCAGTCCCAAGGAGACACACTTACTTGAGCAAAAAATTATGGATCTCTATGGTGAAATAGAGATGTATAGGAGAGACAAAGACGAGTTAGAGATGCAGATGGAGCAGCTTGCTCTGGACTATGAGATTTTGAAACAGGAAAACCATGACATCGCATATAAGCTTGAACAGAGTGAATTGCAAGAACAGTTAAAAATGCAGTATGAGTGCTCTTCTCCTCCTCCTGCCATAGATGACTTCGAAACACATATTCAGAGTCTCGAAAATCAACTCAAAAAACAGTCAGAAGAATTCTCAAATTCTCTTGCAACCATCGAGTCTCTGGAGAACCAAATCAGAAAATTAGAGGAGGAACTGGAGAAACAAGCCCAAGGATTTGAAGTTGACTTAGATGCAGTGACACATGACAAAGTTCAG NNNGAGCAAAGAGCCATTCGTGCAGAGGAAGCTTTGCGGAACACCAGACATAAAAATGCTAATACCGCTGAGAGGCTTCAAGAAGAGTTTAAAATGCTATCAATGCAAATGGCCATGACATTCGATGCAAATGAAAGGGCAACCATGAGAGCGATGACAGAAGCAAGTGAACTTCGTGCGCAAAAAAGACTACTGGAGGAAATGCTGCGTAAAGTCAAAGAAGAGCTTCAGTCAGTCAAAGCTGATTATGAGGTAAAACTGAATGAACATTCCAACAAAGTAGATAATATGACAGTTCAGATGAAACAGATGTTGATGGAAATGGACAACCAGGAGCAAGTTGGCAAGGATTTCTCCGAGGAGAACCAGTTGCTAAAAGCTGAGAATGAAAAGCTTACTGTGGAGATCTCATGCTTATCTGAGcaagtaaaagaaaaagaaacctTAAGATTTGACTTGGAACTTGTGAAGAAATCACTTGAGGAATCTGAGAACCTGTTACAAAGTGTAAAGGAAGAAAGAAATGAGCTTGTGAGTACAATTGCTTTGTTGAAAAAGGAAGCAGAACGGTCACTTGATGAGCTAAATAGGATGATGCATCTCAAGGATGAAGAAGAGAAAGTGAGTAAACACTTGCATTCAGAGTTAGAAGCACTTGAGGCTCAATATAGTGACCTGAAACGTTCTCTTATTGATGATGAGACTGAGAAAGAAAAACTAAGAAAGCAAATTTTCCTTCTTAATGGCGAACTGAAGAAGAAGGACGATGCATTAACCAACTCCGAGAAGAGGTACAAGGATATTAATGGATGCACACAGAATTCCAATGAAATGACAAATCAAAGAGAGGAAATAAAAATGCTCGAG GACCAGATAAAGTCAAAGGAGACTGCCTTGGAAACATTAGCTTCTTCATTTTTGGAGAAGCAAAgggaatttcaaaacaaaattgagAAACTGGAGGACAAAGTGGAGGTACTCAACCAGAGCATTGTTTTGCAAAAG GCTGTTGCAGATAAGAGTTTTACTACTACAAGTGACAGATCTGGAGAAGTCAGAAGTACAGTTGAGCATCTCAACAATACGACATGTGTCTCGGAAGAAAATGGGGTTGTCTTATCATCATTCAAGAG TCATGCACATTTGTCAGAGAAAGAAGCAGAAATACCCGTAATTGATAATAATGGCGATGACAGTGTCGGCGGTGTTTTAACTGAATTATCATCAATGAACGAAAGAAACAAATCAATGGAAACCGAACTGAAAGAGTTGCAAGAAAGATACTCAGAAATGAGTCTCAAATTTGCAGAGGTAGAAGGTGAAAGACAAAAGCTTGTTATGACAGTAAGAAGCCTCAAGAATGCTAGGAGGGGCTAA